The sequence below is a genomic window from Gammaproteobacteria bacterium.
GTCGAAAATCGCGTAGATTAGCCGAAAGAACCAAGGCACTCTGTGATAGGGCAATAGCTGCGATCTTGAGGTCCATCGTGCCGATACGGATCTTGTGATCCCGCAAGCGCCTGAACTGGTTGGTAGCTTCTTCATCGAATGGTAACAAGGTCCACCGGGCAAAGAATTGCACAAGATTGCCCAATCGCTGGTAGGGATGCACCTGACGCTCAATGTCCCTCGATTTGTTAATCAGGGCCATCCACCCACGCATTTGTTCTTCCAACGTAATGACT
It includes:
- a CDS encoding type II toxin-antitoxin system VapC family toxin gives rise to the protein MIILDTDHINTLQIAKGPAFDTLLGTMMGSSDQDFVTTVITLEEQMRGWMALINKSRDIERQVHPYQRLGNLVQFFARWTLLPFDEEATNQFRRLRDHKIRIGTMDLKIAAIALSQSALVLSANLRDFRQVPNLRVEDWMH